Proteins encoded together in one Oceanobacillus iheyensis HTE831 window:
- a CDS encoding N-acetylmuramoyl-L-alanine amidase, translated as MKRIFIDPGHGGNDPGAMGNGLQEKDINLDIALRMKEYLLQTFGGHEVRLSRETDKTVSLSQRTTMANNWQADYLVSIHINAGGGTGFESYIFNGIYSGKAETHRLRQLVHQSIVNETGYYDRGMKEANFHMLRESQMPAVLTENGFIDYREDANKLKSSSFLQSIAKSHATGVADVLELPDGEGASQGYVEILADSLWTYNSPEWEDKAVIVHKGEVFTVIKDKFPVGDGHMYQIKSGLYITANKNYVRYYTRSTSKVKSVLS; from the coding sequence ATGAAGCGAATTTTTATTGATCCTGGTCATGGAGGAAATGACCCTGGTGCAATGGGAAATGGATTACAGGAAAAAGATATCAACTTAGATATTGCGCTTCGTATGAAAGAATACTTGTTACAAACATTTGGTGGACATGAAGTACGATTGTCTCGTGAAACAGATAAAACGGTCTCTCTATCGCAAAGAACGACAATGGCAAATAATTGGCAAGCTGATTATTTAGTTTCTATTCATATTAATGCTGGTGGAGGCACTGGGTTTGAATCATATATTTTTAATGGCATATATTCTGGAAAGGCGGAAACTCATCGCTTGCGTCAACTAGTTCATCAATCGATTGTCAATGAGACAGGATATTATGATAGGGGCATGAAAGAAGCGAATTTTCACATGCTTCGTGAATCGCAAATGCCCGCGGTGCTAACGGAGAATGGATTTATTGATTATAGAGAAGACGCTAACAAACTTAAATCTTCTTCCTTTCTTCAATCGATAGCAAAGAGTCACGCAACTGGAGTTGCCGATGTACTTGAACTGCCAGACGGTGAGGGTGCATCTCAAGGGTATGTAGAAATTCTCGCAGATTCTTTATGGACATATAATAGTCCAGAATGGGAAGATAAGGCAGTTATTGTTCATAAAGGAGAAGTATTCACAGTAATAAAAGATAAGTTTCCTGTTGGTGATGGACATATGTATCAAATTAAAAGTGGTTTATATATTACAGCAAATAAAAATTATGTGCGTTATTATACTCGCTCAACTTCCAAAGTAAAATCCGTCTTAAGTTAA
- a CDS encoding ABC-F family ATP-binding cassette domain-containing protein — MLMIDNLSKTYGDKTLFNQITATIGEKERIGLIGVNGTGKSSFLKVIAGMDSPDQGDIKHSKDYHIEYVTQETNLQEDLTVLDQIYYGDALIMRVMRQYEQALLDLENSPEDAALQQKLIQMQQKMDEVEAWEANTTAKTILTKLGITNFTTTVEKLSGGQKKRIAIAKALIQPADLLIMDEPTNHLDHDTVEWLEKYMQSYSGSVLLVTHDRYFLNRVTNRIFELDKGNLYTYAGNYELFLEKKAERESLERSNEQKHQNTLKRELAWLKRGAKARSTKQRARVERVEEMKDKTFDTKKEEVKFQAGSKRLGNDVIEIDGLYKSFGNQTVLSNFSQLIIPEDRIGIIGNNGTGKTTLLNMMAKRTEPDQGYVKIGETVLIGYYTQGEEELDDQQRIIEYIKDVAEVIHTKGGEVITAEQMLERFLFDRAQQWSFIRTLSGGERRRLYLLKVLMKEPNVLFLDEPTNDLDTQTLSVLEDYLEHFPGVVITVSHDRYFLDRVVNKLIVFKGNGNTDTFYGNYTEFLEKQKEAEKLQPTPKKQSSTKTSQNEKKKKLSYMEKREWDTIEDEITKLEEEIVEIEQAIVDAGSDSEKVQELYANQQAVELALEEKMARWEALSIKVEQLET, encoded by the coding sequence ATGTTAATGATAGATAATTTAAGTAAAACATATGGAGATAAAACTTTATTTAACCAAATCACCGCAACCATTGGTGAGAAGGAACGAATTGGTCTTATAGGAGTAAATGGGACAGGAAAATCAAGTTTTCTTAAAGTAATTGCAGGAATGGATAGTCCGGATCAGGGAGATATCAAACATTCCAAAGATTATCATATAGAATATGTAACACAAGAAACGAATTTGCAAGAAGATTTGACGGTGTTGGATCAGATTTATTATGGTGACGCTTTAATCATGCGAGTGATGAGACAGTATGAGCAGGCATTGTTGGATTTAGAAAACAGCCCAGAGGATGCAGCTTTACAGCAGAAATTAATTCAAATGCAACAAAAGATGGATGAAGTAGAGGCTTGGGAAGCTAATACAACAGCGAAAACGATTTTAACTAAATTGGGTATCACTAATTTCACTACTACAGTTGAGAAACTATCAGGTGGCCAGAAAAAAAGAATAGCTATCGCAAAAGCTTTAATACAGCCGGCAGACTTGTTAATAATGGATGAACCTACGAACCATTTAGACCATGATACGGTTGAATGGTTAGAAAAATACATGCAATCCTATTCTGGATCTGTTTTACTTGTCACACATGATAGATATTTCTTAAATCGTGTAACAAATCGAATTTTTGAATTAGACAAAGGAAATTTGTATACCTATGCAGGAAATTATGAGTTGTTTTTAGAGAAGAAAGCGGAAAGAGAGTCTTTAGAGCGCAGTAATGAACAAAAACATCAAAATACGTTAAAACGTGAACTTGCATGGTTAAAACGTGGTGCGAAGGCTAGGTCAACAAAACAACGAGCTCGTGTAGAACGAGTGGAAGAGATGAAAGACAAAACATTTGATACGAAGAAAGAAGAAGTTAAATTTCAAGCAGGTTCTAAAAGACTTGGTAATGATGTTATTGAAATTGATGGGCTATACAAATCATTTGGAAATCAGACTGTATTGAGTAACTTTTCTCAACTCATTATACCAGAAGATCGAATTGGTATTATTGGTAATAACGGTACAGGAAAAACAACGCTTCTAAATATGATGGCAAAACGTACGGAACCAGACCAAGGGTATGTCAAAATAGGAGAAACGGTGTTAATTGGTTATTATACCCAAGGAGAAGAAGAATTAGATGATCAACAGCGTATTATCGAATATATTAAAGATGTAGCTGAGGTCATCCATACAAAAGGTGGAGAAGTGATTACCGCTGAGCAGATGCTTGAACGATTTTTATTTGACCGTGCGCAACAATGGTCCTTTATTCGAACATTATCTGGAGGAGAACGCCGTCGACTCTATTTATTAAAAGTATTAATGAAAGAGCCAAATGTGCTGTTCTTAGATGAACCTACGAATGATCTTGATACACAGACATTATCCGTCCTAGAAGATTACTTGGAACATTTTCCTGGTGTAGTAATAACTGTATCGCATGATCGATACTTTTTAGATAGAGTGGTCAATAAGTTGATTGTATTTAAAGGGAATGGCAATACCGATACTTTTTATGGGAATTATACAGAATTTCTTGAAAAGCAAAAGGAAGCAGAGAAACTACAACCTACACCTAAAAAACAATCATCTACTAAAACTTCACAGAATGAGAAGAAAAAGAAGTTATCGTATATGGAAAAAAGAGAATGGGATACGATTGAAGATGAAATTACAAAATTAGAAGAAGAAATTGTAGAAATTGAACAGGCGATCGTTGATGCTGGAAGTGATTCAGAAAAAGTACAAGAATTATATGCCAATCAACAAGCAGTCGAATTAGCATTAGAGGAAAAAATGGCACGATGGGAAGCATTATCTATAAAAGTAGAACAACTTGAAACATGA
- a CDS encoding C45 family autoproteolytic acyltransferase/hydolase, with protein MQEIYSDVITFRGSHYQFGKMQGESIKRSFVMENRKKQWKLRRPRFTINIDEVKSMINTYAPGIWEELEGIKDGIEWSLSDTLQEFAGYRINLPSSGCSVFTSSNYMIRNYDYHPKTYEGRLVLFQPTDTGLTTIGPSQRITGRLDGMNQYGLVLGYNFTHRKQPGEGFICNMISRIVLETCSSVEEAVHLLQEIPHRYAFSYLVLDQHEETFIIEGSARGTSVRKGNLCTNHFENLTAENRNYLDDSYRRLLAMQNNSAKKLSAEEAFRMMNDTDRGVFSKQYKNWGGTIHTSGYLPAERKVWFSLGGDADPYVIDFDKWMEGIDIPEKKLYGKVDTSLPFAHMEANVR; from the coding sequence ATGCAAGAAATCTATTCAGATGTAATAACTTTTAGAGGATCTCATTATCAGTTTGGAAAAATGCAAGGAGAAAGTATCAAACGTTCTTTTGTGATGGAAAACCGTAAGAAGCAATGGAAATTAAGGAGACCAAGATTTACAATTAATATCGATGAAGTAAAATCTATGATTAATACCTATGCACCGGGAATCTGGGAAGAGTTAGAAGGGATTAAAGATGGAATAGAGTGGTCACTTTCCGATACGCTTCAGGAATTTGCAGGATATCGAATCAACTTACCTTCGAGTGGATGTTCCGTATTTACAAGTAGCAATTATATGATTAGAAATTATGATTATCATCCAAAAACATATGAAGGAAGATTGGTATTGTTTCAACCTACGGATACTGGATTAACTACTATTGGTCCGTCTCAACGTATTACAGGAAGGTTAGATGGGATGAACCAATATGGGCTTGTATTAGGATATAACTTCACCCATCGTAAACAGCCTGGGGAAGGATTTATCTGTAATATGATTAGTCGAATTGTGTTAGAAACATGTTCTAGTGTAGAAGAAGCAGTACACTTACTACAAGAAATTCCACATCGATATGCTTTTAGTTATTTAGTATTGGACCAACACGAAGAAACATTTATAATCGAAGGGTCTGCACGTGGAACATCGGTAAGAAAAGGAAATTTGTGCACCAACCATTTTGAGAATTTAACTGCAGAAAATCGAAATTACTTAGATGATTCCTATCGCCGATTATTAGCAATGCAAAACAACAGTGCTAAGAAGCTAAGTGCAGAAGAAGCTTTTCGAATGATGAATGATACGGATAGAGGAGTTTTTTCTAAACAATATAAAAACTGGGGAGGTACAATCCACACCTCTGGGTATCTGCCTGCAGAAAGGAAGGTCTGGTTCAGTTTAGGAGGAGATGCTGATCCATATGTCATTGATTTTGATAAATGGATGGAAGGTATAGATATTCCTGAAAAAAAGCTTTATGGCAAGGTAGACACGTCCTTACCATTTGCACATATGGAAGCAAATGTCCGTTAA